One genomic region from Lycorma delicatula isolate Av1 chromosome 1, ASM4794821v1, whole genome shotgun sequence encodes:
- the LOC142318149 gene encoding uncharacterized protein LOC142318149: protein MSVVDSALAWYCYYPRVASLPLSNASSDTMREKDSSPRKMILPTSGHSSPKQAAVYPLSIRVPPPQDEQPAADEMPFDLSRNTRSTGPHMSPAGRPPPGPTGEREDDQPLDLRVDHKKSTLRRDMEDENQNLIVRSPSPPDLAPSPRAGKDVEVQQRTEDRNASPEVHQKPRGLNSYPVIFPHQIIMGAMYRSDKVPRLPIPYPAGSPPGYPTARPYPFLNTSLLNGHQVPPPPPPPSFDVMRNHHPALQSSPQKNFSDSLGGGKVKDRYACKFCGKVFPRSANLTRHLRTHTGEQPYKCKYCERSFSISSNLQRHVRNIHNKEKPFKCPLCDRCFGQQTNLDRHLKKHEADGPTILDDRNGGRRSPALTHQRCRPPGLLGDESYFEEIRSFMGKVSTDGSRLIHRTVGYGFNHMPEEPESRKSLSGSEKDNYSSRSSTSSLGSFLPATSPQSKESPEDRPTTPTEEADQTNNT from the coding sequence ATGAGCGTGGTGGACTCGGCCCTGGCCTGGTACTGCTACTACCCCCGGGTCGCCTCACTCCCTCTTTCTAATGCGAGCTCTGACACGATGCGAGAGAAGGACTCGAGCCCCCGCAAGATGATTTTACCGACAAGTGGCCACAGCTCACCCAAGCAAGCCGCCGTATACCCTCTCTCAATCCGTGTGCCACCTCCTCAGGACGAACAACCCGCCGCTGACGAGATGCCTTTCGATTTATCAAGAAATACTAGGTCAACAGGACCTCACATGTCGCCTGCCGGCAGGCCTCCACCGGGACCGACTGGTGAACGAGAGGATGACCAGCCTCTCGATTTGCGGGTCGATCACAAAAAATCTACCTTACGAAGAGATATGGAAGATGAGAATCAAAATCTTATCGTACGATCTCCTTCGCCACCGGATCTCGCTCCTTCACCTCGTGCAGGAAAAGATGTCGAAGTACAACAGAGGACAGAAGATAGAAATGCTAGTCCCGAAGTACATCAGAAACCGAGAGGGTTAAATTCTTACCCGGTGATATTCCCGCATCAAATTATAATGGGAGCGATGTATAGAAGCGATAAAGTGCCTCGGTTACCGATACCTTACCCGGCAGGCAGTCCACCTGGATATCCGACCGCACGGCCTTACCCTTTTCTTAACACTTCACTGCTCAACGGCCACCAAGTTCCACCGCCTCCCCCACCACCTTCTTTCGATGTGATGAGAAACCACCATCCTGCCTTACAATCCTCCCCTCAGAAGAATTTTTCAGACTCTCTCGGTGGCGGCAAAGTAAAGGATCGATATGCGTGTAAATTCTGCGGGAAAGTATTTCCTCGATCCGCAAATCTTACTCGCCACCTTCGTACGCATACGGGTGAACAACCTTATAAATGTAAGTACTGTGAACGATCGTTTAGTATATCTAGCAACCTGCAACGCCACGTGCGTAACATCCACAATAAAGAGAAACCTTTTAAATGTCCGCTCTGTGATCGCTGTTTCGGCCAACAGACCAATCTTGACCGTCATCTTAAGAAACATGAAGCCGACGGGCCTACGATCCTGGATGATAGAAACGGTGGTCGTCGTAGCCCGGCACTCACGCATCAACGTTGCCGCCCGCCGGGTCTCCTGGGAGATGAATCTTATTTCGAAGAAATCCGCTCTTTTATGGGTAAAGTTAGCACTGATGGAAGTCGTCTTATTCACAGAACCGTCGGATACGGCTTCAATCATATGCCTGAAGAGCCTGAGAGCAGGAAGAGTTTAAGCGGAAGCGAGAAAGATAATTATTCATCTCGTTCCTCAACATCGAGCTTGGGCTCTTTCTTACCAGCGACCTCACCGCAGTCCAAGGAATCCCCGGAAGACCGGCCGACGACCCCCACTGAGGAAGCCGACCAGACGAACAACACCTGA